The following are encoded in a window of Arthrobacter woluwensis genomic DNA:
- the glf gene encoding UDP-galactopyranose mutase — MNADLVVVGSGFFGLTIAERAARELGLKVVVLDKRHHIGGNAYSETEPQTGIEVHRYGAHLFHTSNEKVWEYVNRFTTFTDYVHKVYGVHKGEVYSLPINLATINQFFRANLTPGEAKALIQEQAGELAGTDPQNLNDKGIQLIGRPLYEAFIKHYTGKQWQTDPKDLPASIISRLPVRYNYDNRYFNDKYEGLPTNGYTAWIEKMAEHPNIEVRLNTDFFDDSHEYSKSKVVGRIPVVYTGPVDRYFDYVEGDLSWRTIDFEEEVLPMGDFQGTSVVNYNDEDVAYTRIIEPRHFHPERGYQEEKTVIMREFSRFADKGDEPYYPINTPEDREKLLKYRDLAAAEDMVLFGGRLGTYKYLDMHMAIGSALSMFENKIRPAFADGAKMESGGVDA, encoded by the coding sequence GTGAACGCTGATCTGGTTGTTGTCGGTTCAGGCTTTTTTGGTCTGACCATCGCGGAACGGGCCGCGCGCGAGCTGGGACTCAAGGTGGTGGTCCTGGACAAGCGTCATCACATCGGTGGCAACGCGTACAGCGAGACCGAGCCCCAGACCGGGATCGAGGTGCACCGCTACGGAGCACACCTCTTCCACACCTCCAATGAGAAGGTCTGGGAGTACGTCAACCGCTTCACCACCTTCACGGATTACGTGCACAAGGTCTACGGCGTGCACAAGGGCGAGGTCTACTCCCTTCCGATCAACCTCGCCACGATCAACCAGTTCTTCCGGGCGAATCTGACGCCGGGTGAGGCCAAGGCCCTGATCCAGGAACAGGCCGGCGAGCTCGCGGGCACGGATCCCCAGAACCTCAACGACAAGGGCATCCAGCTGATCGGCCGCCCTCTGTACGAGGCGTTCATCAAGCACTACACCGGCAAGCAGTGGCAGACGGATCCCAAGGACCTGCCGGCGAGCATCATCTCCCGCCTCCCGGTGCGCTACAACTACGACAACCGGTACTTCAACGACAAGTACGAGGGTCTGCCCACCAACGGTTACACCGCGTGGATCGAGAAGATGGCGGAGCACCCGAACATCGAGGTTCGCCTGAACACGGACTTCTTCGACGACTCGCACGAGTACTCCAAGTCCAAGGTCGTCGGCCGGATCCCCGTGGTCTACACCGGTCCCGTGGACCGCTACTTCGACTACGTCGAGGGCGATCTGTCCTGGCGCACGATCGACTTCGAAGAGGAAGTCCTGCCGATGGGCGACTTCCAGGGCACGAGCGTGGTGAACTACAACGACGAGGACGTCGCTTACACCCGCATCATCGAGCCGCGCCACTTCCACCCGGAGCGCGGCTACCAGGAGGAGAAGACCGTCATCATGCGCGAATTCTCGCGCTTCGCTGACAAGGGTGACGAGCCGTACTACCCGATCAACACTCCTGAGGACCGCGAGAAGCTCCTCAAGTACCGCGACCTCGCAGCCGCGGAGGACATGGTCCTGTTCGGCGGCCGGCTCGGCACCTACAAGTACCTGGACATGCACATGGCCATCGGCTCCGCCCTTTCCATGTTCGAGAACAAGATCCGTCCGGCTTTCGCGGACGGCGCCAAGATGGAAAGCGGTGGGGTGGACGCATGA
- a CDS encoding glycosyltransferase — translation MSSETTAAANEWTCLQRVILPEVTQMDTAPLYIDMGSAIGRSIPTIPGAAQSDTPRVGVSAPSREVHSEDFLSRTSTKVREGERASFGTYFNAFAASYWRRWTTLEAVQLRVHTSGTGTVIVYKSNARGSLQRVATQRVSGTAESIFDLTLAPFGDGGWYWFDLVAGSEALLLKSAEWGTPTRGPELGSVTMQITTLNKTDYCINNLRLLAQNEDALTHVKEILIVDQGTQKVSEAAGFDEVKEQLGDRLRIINQDNLGGSGGFARGMFESLENGSDYVLLMDDDIVVEPESIPRLLTFAAFCRKPTLVGGHMFDLYNRTVLHTFGEVVNPYRFQPDSPHPDMQMGHDFMASNLRQTPWLHRRVDVDYNGWWMCLIPTSVIREIGLSLPVFIKWDDAEYGLRAKANGYATVSLPGSAVWHVSWIDKDDLVGWQAYFHARNRAIAALLHSPYELGGRVLKESQFADIKHIVSMQYATVEGRQWALDDLMAGPDRLHEMLNTRLPEIRGMLSQHQDTVFKSDPEAFPTPKMAKPPKNGRGFSKPNLVTLLPWTAKTVIRQLFVPVNELSKEYPQSKVAHQDNKWWTVSQYDSAVVSNAEGTGASWYRRSPEKVRNYLAGSSRRHASLLKEWKNLREVYQKALPEMTSVESWRKTFEKHTQPGAE, via the coding sequence ATGAGCTCCGAAACGACGGCAGCAGCGAACGAGTGGACCTGTCTCCAGCGGGTGATCCTGCCCGAGGTGACGCAGATGGACACCGCTCCTCTGTACATCGACATGGGGTCCGCCATCGGACGCTCCATCCCCACGATCCCGGGCGCGGCGCAGTCGGACACCCCGCGGGTCGGCGTGAGCGCTCCGTCCCGCGAAGTCCACTCCGAGGACTTCCTGAGCCGTACCTCGACGAAGGTCCGTGAGGGCGAACGTGCCTCCTTCGGCACCTACTTCAACGCTTTCGCCGCGAGCTACTGGCGCCGCTGGACCACGCTGGAAGCCGTGCAGCTCCGCGTGCACACCTCCGGCACCGGCACCGTGATCGTCTACAAGTCCAATGCGAGGGGCTCGCTCCAGCGCGTGGCCACGCAGCGGGTGTCCGGGACGGCGGAGTCGATCTTCGATCTCACCCTCGCCCCGTTCGGCGACGGCGGCTGGTACTGGTTCGACCTCGTGGCCGGCTCCGAGGCGCTGCTCCTCAAGTCCGCCGAGTGGGGGACCCCGACGCGGGGTCCGGAACTCGGTTCCGTGACGATGCAGATCACGACGCTCAACAAGACCGATTACTGCATCAACAACCTGCGTCTCCTCGCGCAGAACGAAGACGCGCTGACCCACGTCAAGGAGATCCTGATCGTCGATCAGGGCACGCAGAAGGTCTCGGAAGCCGCAGGGTTCGACGAGGTCAAGGAGCAGCTCGGCGACCGTCTCCGCATCATCAACCAGGACAACCTGGGCGGGTCCGGCGGTTTCGCCCGCGGCATGTTCGAGTCGCTCGAGAACGGCAGCGACTACGTGCTGCTCATGGACGACGACATCGTGGTCGAGCCGGAGTCCATCCCGCGCCTGCTGACTTTCGCGGCCTTCTGCCGCAAGCCCACCCTGGTGGGCGGTCACATGTTCGACCTCTACAACCGCACGGTGCTGCACACCTTCGGCGAGGTCGTGAACCCGTACCGCTTCCAGCCGGACTCCCCGCACCCGGACATGCAGATGGGCCACGACTTCATGGCCTCCAACCTGCGGCAGACCCCCTGGCTGCACCGCCGCGTCGACGTCGACTACAACGGCTGGTGGATGTGCCTCATCCCCACGTCCGTGATCCGCGAGATCGGTCTCTCCCTGCCGGTCTTCATCAAGTGGGACGACGCCGAGTACGGCCTGCGTGCCAAGGCGAACGGTTACGCCACGGTCAGCCTGCCCGGCTCCGCCGTCTGGCACGTCTCCTGGATCGACAAGGACGACCTGGTCGGCTGGCAGGCCTACTTCCACGCCCGGAACCGCGCCATCGCGGCGCTCCTGCACAGCCCGTACGAGCTGGGCGGCCGAGTGCTCAAGGAGTCCCAGTTCGCGGACATCAAGCACATCGTGTCCATGCAGTACGCGACCGTGGAAGGCCGCCAGTGGGCCCTCGACGACCTCATGGCCGGTCCGGACCGTCTCCACGAGATGCTGAACACCCGGTTGCCGGAGATCCGCGGGATGCTGTCGCAGCACCAGGACACGGTCTTCAAGAGCGACCCTGAGGCGTTCCCGACGCCCAAGATGGCCAAGCCCCCGAAGAACGGCAGGGGCTTCAGCAAGCCGAACCTGGTGACCCTGCTGCCGTGGACGGCCAAGACCGTGATCCGTCAGCTGTTCGTCCCGGTCAACGAGCTCAGCAAGGAATACCCGCAGAGCAAGGTGGCCCACCAGGACAACAAGTGGTGGACGGTCTCCCAGTACGACTCCGCCGTGGTCTCCAACGCGGAAGGCACCGGCGCGTCCTGGTACCGCCGCAGCCCGGAGAAGGTCCGCAATTACCTGGCCGGCTCGAGCCGCCGTCACGCGTCGCTCCTCAAGGAGTGGAAGAACCTCCGCGAGGTCTACCAGAAGGCTCTGCCGGAGATGACCTCCGTCGAGTCCTGGCGGAAGACCTTCGAGAAGCACACGCAGCCGGGGGCTGAATGA
- a CDS encoding ABC transporter permease: MTQAETGLVQPGLGRGLRDVFRERYLLKLLVGKELKIRYRGSILGLLWSYVKPGVQFAVFYVALGIFLGLEKGLHNYAVYLFSGIVLVNFFSESLSNASRSIVSNSGLIKKIYLPRELFPVSSVWVSGVHFVPQLAVLLIACFATGWKPDWHSAIAMVGGFLVVAMFAIGLGLFFSAVNVFFRDVENIVDLFLMVATWASPVMYQWTMVRNAFGSTWYTVYQCNPLTIAVELFHYAFWMPTTDGRAPAAPDHLLSLWLPVGLVVSALVMLLGQWTFRKLESRFAQEL, translated from the coding sequence ATGACGCAGGCAGAGACGGGCCTGGTCCAGCCAGGCCTGGGACGTGGCCTCCGGGACGTCTTCAGGGAGCGGTATCTCCTGAAGCTCCTGGTGGGCAAGGAACTGAAGATCCGCTACCGCGGCTCGATCCTGGGGCTCCTGTGGTCCTATGTGAAGCCCGGTGTGCAGTTCGCCGTGTTCTACGTGGCGCTCGGGATCTTCCTCGGCCTGGAGAAGGGCCTGCACAACTATGCGGTGTACCTCTTCTCCGGCATCGTCCTGGTGAACTTCTTCTCGGAGTCGCTGAGCAACGCGTCCCGCTCGATCGTCAGCAACTCGGGCCTGATCAAGAAGATCTACCTCCCGCGGGAGCTGTTCCCGGTCAGTTCCGTCTGGGTCTCCGGGGTGCACTTCGTGCCCCAGCTCGCGGTGCTTCTGATCGCCTGTTTCGCGACCGGGTGGAAGCCCGACTGGCACAGCGCCATCGCGATGGTGGGCGGATTCCTGGTCGTGGCGATGTTCGCCATCGGTCTGGGACTGTTCTTCAGCGCGGTCAACGTGTTCTTCCGAGATGTGGAGAACATCGTCGACCTGTTCCTCATGGTCGCCACCTGGGCCTCGCCCGTGATGTACCAGTGGACCATGGTGCGCAACGCTTTCGGCAGCACCTGGTACACGGTCTATCAGTGCAACCCGCTGACGATCGCCGTCGAACTCTTCCACTATGCGTTCTGGATGCCGACGACGGACGGCCGGGCGCCTGCCGCTCCCGACCACCTGCTGAGCCTCTGGCTGCCTGTCGGCCTCGTGGTCTCGGCACTCGTGATGCTGCTGGGCCAGTGGACGTTCCGCAAGCTCGAATCCCGTTTCGCCCAGGAGTTGTAG
- a CDS encoding ABC transporter ATP-binding protein: protein MNESPIAVEVRGISKQFVLRHSRSIKEAIVWLFKGRKGDLSSKFHALKDINLEIRQGESVALLGLNGSGKSTLLKHISGVMTPDEGTVRTRGRVAGLIEVGAGFHPDLSGRDNVFLNGAILGMTEEQITERFDSIVEFAEIEQFIDTEVKFYSSGMYLRLAFSVAVHTDPEVFLVDEILAVGDEPFQRKCLTKIEELVNAGKTLVVVSHDLDLVQRICRRGVLLEHGNLVMDGPSHDVVELLRSRENR, encoded by the coding sequence GTGAACGAATCTCCGATCGCCGTCGAGGTCCGGGGCATCAGCAAGCAGTTCGTGCTGAGGCATTCCCGCTCCATCAAGGAGGCCATCGTCTGGCTGTTCAAGGGCCGGAAGGGTGATCTCTCCAGCAAGTTCCACGCTCTCAAGGACATCAACCTGGAGATCCGTCAGGGCGAGAGCGTCGCGCTGCTCGGCCTGAACGGGTCCGGCAAGTCGACGCTGCTGAAGCACATCTCCGGTGTCATGACGCCGGACGAGGGCACGGTGCGGACCCGGGGCCGGGTGGCCGGTCTGATCGAGGTCGGCGCGGGCTTCCACCCGGACCTCTCGGGCCGGGACAACGTCTTCCTCAACGGCGCCATCCTGGGGATGACCGAGGAGCAGATCACGGAACGGTTCGACTCGATCGTCGAATTCGCCGAGATCGAGCAGTTCATCGACACCGAGGTGAAGTTCTACTCCTCCGGCATGTACCTGCGGCTGGCCTTCTCGGTGGCGGTGCACACCGACCCCGAGGTGTTCCTCGTGGACGAGATCCTGGCGGTGGGCGACGAGCCCTTCCAGCGCAAGTGCCTCACCAAGATCGAGGAACTGGTCAATGCCGGGAAGACGCTCGTCGTGGTGAGTCACGATCTGGACCTGGTGCAGAGGATCTGCCGCCGGGGCGTGCTGCTGGAACACGGCAACCTCGTGATGGACGGCCCGAGCCACGACGTGGTCGAACTCCTGCGCAGCCGTGAGAATCGCTGA
- a CDS encoding nucleotide sugar dehydrogenase — translation MKIAVIALGKIGLPLAVQFASKGHEVVGVDVNQTVVDLINQGQEPFPGEAHLQEKLSELVPAGKLKATTSYAEAVPGADAIVLVVPLFVDSEARPDFGWMDAATAELAKHLTPGTLVSYETTLPVGTTRTRWKPALEAGSGLVEGKDFHLVFSPERVLTGRVFEDLRKYPKLVGGLSEEGARQAVEFYEAVLDFDERPDLKRPNGVWDLGSAEASELAKLAETTYRDVNIGLANQFARFAGSQGIDVYQVIEASNSQPYSHIHMPGIAVGGHCIPVYPRLYLWNDPEATVVRAARAANADMPDYTVGLLEGAYGDLSGARVVVLGAAYRGGVKETAFSGVFDAVRSLEARGATVTVHDPLYTDAELEKLGFTAHHLGEPVDAAVVQADHAEYRELTPEALPGIKVFVDGRRVSSAEQWPGVTYRVIGKA, via the coding sequence GTGAAAATTGCAGTCATCGCCCTGGGCAAGATCGGGCTCCCGCTTGCCGTCCAGTTCGCGTCGAAGGGCCACGAGGTGGTCGGCGTCGACGTGAACCAGACCGTGGTGGACCTGATCAACCAGGGGCAGGAACCGTTCCCCGGTGAGGCCCACCTTCAGGAGAAGCTCTCCGAACTGGTGCCCGCAGGCAAGCTGAAGGCGACCACCAGCTACGCGGAGGCCGTCCCCGGCGCCGACGCGATCGTCCTCGTGGTCCCGCTGTTCGTCGACTCCGAGGCCCGTCCCGACTTCGGCTGGATGGACGCTGCGACGGCGGAACTGGCCAAGCACCTCACCCCGGGAACCCTGGTCTCCTATGAGACGACCCTGCCCGTCGGCACCACCCGCACCCGCTGGAAGCCGGCCCTGGAAGCCGGTTCCGGTCTGGTGGAGGGCAAGGACTTCCACCTGGTCTTCTCCCCGGAGCGTGTCCTCACGGGCCGCGTCTTCGAGGACCTCCGCAAGTACCCCAAGCTCGTCGGTGGACTGAGCGAGGAAGGCGCCCGCCAGGCGGTCGAATTCTACGAAGCCGTGCTCGACTTCGACGAGCGCCCCGACCTCAAGCGCCCCAACGGCGTCTGGGACCTGGGCTCCGCCGAGGCCTCCGAACTCGCGAAGCTCGCCGAGACCACGTACCGCGACGTCAACATCGGGCTCGCCAACCAGTTCGCCCGTTTCGCCGGATCCCAGGGCATCGACGTCTACCAGGTCATCGAGGCGTCCAACTCTCAGCCGTACAGCCACATCCACATGCCCGGCATCGCCGTCGGCGGCCACTGCATCCCGGTGTACCCGCGCCTGTACCTCTGGAACGACCCGGAGGCGACCGTCGTGCGTGCGGCTCGTGCCGCCAACGCCGACATGCCCGACTACACCGTGGGCCTGCTGGAAGGCGCCTATGGCGACCTGAGCGGCGCCCGCGTCGTCGTGCTCGGCGCCGCCTACCGTGGTGGCGTGAAGGAGACCGCGTTCTCGGGCGTGTTCGACGCCGTGCGCTCGCTCGAGGCCCGCGGGGCCACCGTCACCGTGCACGACCCCCTGTACACCGACGCCGAGCTGGAGAAGCTCGGCTTCACGGCACATCACCTGGGCGAGCCCGTGGACGCGGCCGTCGTCCAGGCCGACCACGCCGAATACCGAGAGCTGACGCCCGAGGCGCTGCCCGGCATCAAGGTCTTCGTCGACGGCCGCCGGGTCAGCAGCGCGGAGCAGTGGCCGGGCGTGACCTACCGGGTCATCGGCAAGGCCTGA
- a CDS encoding N-acetyltransferase — MSAFIAPGADVSDAAVLGEGTKVWHLAQIREEATLGENCIVGRGAYVGTGVQIGDNTKIQNYALVYEPAKLGKGVFIGPAVVLTNDTYPRSVSPDGSLKSAHDWTPVGVTIEDGASIGARAVCVAPVTIGRWATVAAGAVVAKDVPAFALMVGVPARRVGWVGKAGEPLKQDGEYWVCPATGQQYRENGNTLSEVEDNA; from the coding sequence ATGAGCGCATTCATCGCGCCCGGAGCGGACGTCTCCGACGCCGCGGTCCTGGGCGAAGGGACCAAGGTCTGGCACCTCGCCCAGATCCGTGAGGAAGCCACTCTCGGTGAGAACTGCATCGTCGGCCGTGGCGCCTACGTCGGCACCGGGGTCCAGATCGGCGACAACACGAAGATCCAGAACTACGCCCTCGTCTACGAGCCGGCGAAGCTCGGCAAGGGTGTCTTCATCGGGCCGGCCGTCGTGCTGACCAACGACACCTACCCGCGGTCCGTGAGCCCCGACGGCTCGCTCAAGAGCGCACATGACTGGACCCCGGTGGGCGTGACCATCGAGGACGGCGCGTCCATCGGCGCCCGTGCGGTCTGCGTCGCCCCCGTCACCATCGGCCGCTGGGCGACCGTGGCAGCGGGCGCCGTGGTGGCCAAGGACGTCCCGGCGTTCGCGCTCATGGTGGGCGTCCCGGCACGCCGGGTCGGCTGGGTCGGCAAGGCCGGCGAGCCCCTGAAGCAGGACGGCGAGTACTGGGTCTGCCCGGCCACGGGTCAGCAGTACCGCGAAAACGGAAACACTCTTTCGGAAGTCGAGGACAACGCATGA
- a CDS encoding DegT/DnrJ/EryC1/StrS family aminotransferase, whose protein sequence is MSTEFIPAAKPIIGDEERAAVDAVLASGMLAQGKEVAAFEKEFSDVLLDGRASVAVNSGTSGLHLGLLAAGVGPGDEVIVPSFTFAATGNSVALTGATPVFADIELDHYTLDVDHVASLITDKTKGILPVHLYGHPFAAEAFAKLAEERGIDLYEDAAQAHGASLNGRKVGTFGTFAMFSLYPTKNMTSGEGGMVSTPDADVERRLRLLRNQGMEKQYENELVGFNARMTDLHAAIGRVQLTKVEGWTAQRQSNAAFLDANLEGVGTPKVADGAVHVYHQYTIRVPEDRDGLAKALREEHNIGSGVYYPVPNHRLPSFNRTEDLPNTETAALEVLSLPVHPSLSQDDLERIVTAVNTLVKAGA, encoded by the coding sequence ATGAGCACGGAATTCATCCCGGCAGCCAAGCCGATCATCGGGGACGAGGAGCGCGCAGCCGTCGACGCCGTCCTCGCGTCGGGCATGCTGGCCCAGGGCAAGGAGGTGGCTGCCTTCGAGAAGGAGTTCTCCGACGTCCTGCTGGACGGCCGCGCCTCCGTGGCCGTGAACTCCGGCACCTCGGGCCTGCACCTCGGCCTCCTGGCCGCCGGAGTGGGCCCGGGCGATGAGGTCATCGTGCCGTCCTTCACCTTCGCCGCCACGGGCAACTCGGTCGCCCTGACCGGCGCCACCCCCGTCTTCGCCGACATCGAGCTGGACCACTACACGCTGGACGTGGATCACGTGGCCTCCCTCATCACGGACAAGACCAAGGGCATCCTTCCGGTGCACCTGTACGGTCACCCCTTCGCCGCGGAGGCCTTCGCCAAGCTGGCCGAGGAGCGCGGCATCGACCTTTACGAGGACGCCGCCCAGGCGCACGGCGCCAGCCTGAACGGCCGCAAGGTCGGCACCTTCGGCACCTTCGCCATGTTCAGCCTCTACCCGACGAAGAACATGACCAGCGGTGAAGGCGGCATGGTCTCCACGCCGGACGCCGACGTCGAGCGCCGCCTGCGTCTCCTCCGGAACCAGGGCATGGAGAAGCAGTACGAGAACGAGCTCGTGGGCTTCAACGCCCGCATGACCGATCTGCACGCCGCGATCGGCCGCGTGCAGCTGACCAAGGTGGAAGGCTGGACCGCGCAGCGCCAGTCGAACGCCGCGTTCCTCGACGCGAACCTCGAAGGCGTGGGCACCCCCAAGGTCGCCGACGGCGCCGTGCACGTCTACCACCAGTACACGATCCGCGTCCCCGAAGACCGCGACGGCCTGGCCAAGGCCCTCCGTGAGGAGCACAACATCGGTTCCGGCGTCTACTACCCGGTCCCGAACCACCGGCTGCCGTCCTTCAACCGCACGGAGGACCTGCCCAACACGGAGACTGCGGCCCTCGAGGTGCTGTCCCTCCCGGTGCACCCGTCCCTCAGCCAGGACGACCTGGAGCGCATCGTCACCGCGGTGAACACGCTCGTCAAGGCAGGTGCCTGA
- a CDS encoding Gfo/Idh/MocA family protein: protein MANLRAGLIGLGMMGRHHARVLKEIDGVDLVAVADSFGDPHGVAGGVPLLSSVEELIAQGLDMAVVAVPTGLHEEVGLALAEAGVHTLVEKPIAASVPAGERLVEAFDAKGLVGAVGHIERFNPALQSLRARIEAGELGDVYQIATRRQGPFPARIADVGVVKDLGTHDIDLTAWLAQSPFATIYAQTTTRSGRPHEDMVVATGRLEGGVITNHLVNWLSPMKERITIVTGEKGAFVADTVTADLTFFENGTVATQWESMAAFRGVSEGNVTRLAIAKPEPLRTEHEAFRDAILGIRNDVVTMREGLATLRVAEACLESAATGSTVELSA, encoded by the coding sequence ATGGCGAATCTGCGCGCAGGCCTGATCGGCCTCGGCATGATGGGGCGTCACCACGCCCGCGTGCTGAAGGAGATCGACGGCGTCGACCTCGTGGCCGTCGCCGACTCCTTCGGCGATCCCCACGGCGTGGCCGGGGGAGTGCCGCTGCTGTCCTCCGTGGAGGAACTCATCGCCCAGGGGCTCGACATGGCCGTGGTGGCCGTTCCGACCGGTCTGCATGAGGAGGTGGGACTCGCCCTCGCCGAGGCCGGTGTCCACACGCTCGTGGAGAAGCCGATCGCGGCCTCCGTCCCCGCGGGGGAGCGTCTCGTGGAGGCCTTCGACGCGAAGGGTCTTGTCGGCGCCGTCGGGCACATCGAACGCTTCAACCCGGCCCTGCAGTCGCTGCGGGCGCGGATCGAAGCCGGCGAGCTCGGCGACGTGTACCAGATCGCGACGCGCCGCCAGGGCCCGTTCCCGGCCCGCATCGCCGACGTCGGCGTCGTCAAGGATCTCGGCACCCATGACATCGATCTGACGGCGTGGCTCGCCCAGAGCCCGTTCGCCACGATCTACGCGCAGACCACGACTCGCAGCGGACGTCCGCACGAGGACATGGTGGTGGCGACCGGCCGCCTCGAGGGCGGCGTGATCACCAACCACCTCGTGAACTGGCTTTCGCCCATGAAGGAGCGGATCACCATCGTCACGGGCGAGAAGGGCGCCTTCGTCGCCGACACCGTGACCGCTGATCTGACGTTCTTCGAGAACGGCACCGTGGCCACGCAGTGGGAGTCCATGGCGGCTTTCCGCGGCGTGTCCGAGGGCAATGTGACCCGCCTGGCCATCGCCAAGCCGGAGCCACTGCGCACCGAGCACGAGGCCTTCCGCGACGCCATCCTCGGCATCCGCAACGATGTGGTCACGATGCGTGAGGGCCTGGCGACGCTGCGCGTGGCCGAGGCGTGCCTGGAGTCCGCCGCGACGGGCAGCACCGTGGAGCTCTCCGCGTAG
- a CDS encoding glycosyltransferase family 4 protein has protein sequence MSVPTKTLIATRLFTPEVGAAAFRLQALADGLVEDGLDVEVLSTTPPRSAGPCRDSVRVRRWPVLRDAGGNVRGYVQYLSFDVPLFFRLLLSRADVVVSEPPPTTGLVVAVSSLLRRRPFVYYAADIWSDALQAMNVGGPVHRALRGIEGFVLRRARAVIAVSDGVADQVASFGVPRDRIHSVGNGIDMSTFVPDGPVADQNAKPYFVYTGTMSEWQDAGIFIKALAQLPGNVELRFFGQGSDEEALKALAEREAPGRVHFGGVIPAEEAARWIRGAAAAVVSIKPGQGYDFAKPTKIYAAAACGTPVLYAGTGDAAVLVSDGGLGAASDFTPDAVASAMRAVLDDPTFGGTQSRDGRVDWVRENASLAAAGRRAAAVVRTAAHGAG, from the coding sequence GTGTCAGTGCCCACGAAGACCCTGATCGCCACCAGGCTGTTCACTCCTGAGGTCGGGGCCGCGGCCTTCCGGCTGCAGGCTCTGGCGGACGGCCTGGTGGAGGACGGACTGGACGTCGAGGTCCTCAGCACCACGCCGCCGCGGTCCGCCGGGCCCTGCCGGGATTCGGTGCGGGTGCGGCGCTGGCCCGTCCTGCGGGACGCCGGCGGCAATGTCCGCGGCTATGTGCAGTACCTGAGCTTCGACGTGCCGCTGTTCTTCCGCCTGCTGCTCAGCCGGGCGGACGTGGTGGTCTCGGAGCCGCCGCCCACCACCGGACTGGTGGTGGCGGTGAGCTCCCTGCTGCGGCGGCGTCCTTTCGTCTACTACGCCGCGGACATCTGGAGCGACGCCCTGCAGGCGATGAACGTCGGCGGGCCGGTGCACAGGGCGCTCCGGGGGATCGAAGGATTCGTGCTGCGCCGGGCGCGCGCCGTGATCGCGGTCTCGGACGGCGTCGCGGATCAAGTGGCGTCTTTCGGCGTTCCCCGGGACAGGATCCACTCCGTGGGCAACGGCATCGACATGTCGACCTTCGTGCCGGACGGCCCCGTCGCCGATCAGAACGCCAAGCCCTATTTCGTCTACACGGGCACCATGTCCGAGTGGCAGGACGCCGGAATCTTCATCAAGGCCCTCGCGCAGCTGCCCGGGAACGTGGAGCTGCGCTTCTTCGGGCAGGGCTCCGATGAGGAGGCGCTCAAGGCCCTCGCGGAGCGCGAAGCCCCCGGCCGGGTGCATTTCGGCGGGGTCATCCCCGCAGAGGAGGCGGCCCGCTGGATCCGGGGCGCCGCTGCCGCGGTCGTGAGCATCAAGCCGGGCCAGGGTTACGACTTCGCCAAGCCCACCAAGATCTACGCCGCGGCGGCCTGCGGCACGCCCGTCCTCTATGCCGGGACCGGCGATGCCGCGGTGCTCGTGTCCGACGGCGGGCTCGGCGCGGCGAGCGACTTCACCCCGGACGCGGTGGCCTCAGCCATGCGTGCGGTGCTGGACGACCCGACCTTCGGGGGGACGCAGAGCCGCGACGGCCGGGTCGACTGGGTCCGGGAGAACGCCTCGCTCGCGGCCGCGGGGCGTCGTGCCGCCGCGGTCGTCCGGACGGCGGCCCACGGCGCGGGCTGA